The Branchiostoma floridae strain S238N-H82 chromosome 6, Bfl_VNyyK, whole genome shotgun sequence genomic interval AATTCATTACATTATACTTCAACAGTCAAAATGCACAACATGGCCTGTAGCCTTCCGTCTTCATTTGCATGCGAAGAAGCCTAATTTTCAAACAGGAGTTGGAAGACCTCACACCATCGTCAAGCAATATCATTTTCTGTCCGTAGGGAGGCACAACACTATTGAAGTAACTACGGTATTTGCGGTGTGGCTGAGGTGTTTGATGCCAACTTTAACTTCCAATATGCCAAATGTCAGACTAATCCATTAGAAGGACACAGACAAGACATGTTGACAGTATGaaatctccatgaaatatatatattctgattatgcaaatgacttccagATCTTCCacatcaataaataaataactaaATCTTCATAATCtttgcttggttatgtacacctttaactaacttacacaggtcaaaATGTAGGCAATCAAATCATTTATTGTAACAGTTAaaagaattatagcactttgGCATTGAACATGCAAATTagacacatttgcataattggtatctatCAATactccacctgccacaaacaatgtatgtaacaggtatttgagtcctgtATTAATGGAAAACACGGCAAGTATTGATttttctcattaaatatgcaaaataagaggcaatttgcacaatttgcatttcattatgtacatctatgtccaagctacctacatactaaATATTATTTAAGAGTTCACCTTCCGTTCAGtacattttcatcatgaaattataTGAAGACATTCAACAATTCCCAGTACGATAACTAAGTCTAAGTACCGTTATAAGCTTCtcgtgatgtgggtacatttattattacaGTGAACTTTATCAAATAGGGCATATGTTTtaacaattttcaagcaggtgcaggtactgtgaaGTAGttagcgtttgttttcttcaagatgaaaacttcttcttcttcttgttttgtatgagccattaccgaaacggagacgtctcgaattacagccctgtcgcttcatacttttttctgaaaaatcccaggaccaacaacaacatattttgtatcaaataCAATACACCtgcaacaacaatcattaatacttaaataaatcaataaaatcgTCGCCATagcaataatttttattgccacacttgtTTCAGATGATCTCTGATCTCCGAACTTACGCACAAAGTACTTTTTGTGATATGATTGAATTATGATTTGGATTGCAGGTTGTAAATAGATTATAGACTTATTTTAGATTAACTTGTTAGATATGAGTCCATTTTGAGTTCTTGTAGACTCAAATATCAGCAACGCTGTctgagagtctgtgtaatgtacttttcacatttcctaataaatagataagttaacatggctgaaaagctggaaatggtgtgtttttggtgaaaattgtgTTTCGGCCCGAGGCTCATTTCCGGATAATCTTACGCCTTCAATGTAAACAGGTTCcctgacctagattgacctctgaggTGCTGTTTAAGGGAAGTTGCAATGCCGCACGACACAATTTAGTTTGTGAAATAAATGTTtactttcttgttttctttcggTGCCTTTGATCCTGTGTGAATCACAAGCATGTTGTGTACGTGTTGTAATCAAGACATAaaagtgtgatttttttttttacagtagagCATGAATGTACCGTATGATGTCATTTTTCCtatggaatgatttttttttcatattcaatttttgaacagtccatttttgcattagGAGGAAGGTGGAGTGAACATCACTGAAtttgctcataagcaaatacCGGTCTTTCTATTTGGAAATAATTAttcaaaatgcatttaagttcgcggggttttaatttcgcgaaagcgagaaaaaggacttttcgcggtggttttaagttcgcggtagcaccatgcactgtagtctcttagcttactgccatggaaaaatgttcgcggtgaaacggccaccgcgaaaaccgcgaacattaaaccaccgcaaaaatttctgtATTTGATAAATGGCGTTGCTAGCTAGCTTTGATGTTGTCACAGTCTGTCAGCTACATGAATACAGGCTGACAGAAGTGCTTTACCTGGTTTGGTGGGGGACATGTCCACTTCCGCCTCCATGGCAGCGGTCGGGTGTCCCTGTGTCCCCCGTGCGCCTGCGCAGTTGTTTTGGGTCCCAAACGCCAGTCAGGTTCTGCCAGTTGATGCACTTGATTTCATGCCGGCACGGTCGGTACTTCACCCTGTCTGTGTGCTCCTCAAATATGGTCATTGGAGGGCAACTCTACGGCGGAGGTGGGGCAGAGAAAGGCCATTTGAGGATGATGAAATGGAAGAGTGCTACGTTTACGAACTTGTAACTGCTGAGAAGATCATGAACAATTCAGATCCCAGAGTGATTGTTCGTCAGGTGAAGCCAGCTACCCAGAGGCTGTgtaaggtggtttatgcctgtcggcAAATTCGGTTACAAACGTTACAACCACGAGTAAGACGGTTGCCACGGTTGTATCATTATATGTATAAGACtgtggccgtttttgtgacgcttagcagtttttcttgctttgtaaggaaacaagaaaggattgttgactgttatttgtagcCTACTATGCTTAATGACATATTGTACTAAATggctgtaacaaacgttaccattgtttggtGCTTCATGCGTTATCTACTcaacctggtgtaaaaaaagcTGCCTACTTCTTAAATGTCCTCTTATACCTAGATAATGTAGCCAAAACTGTAGATCATTacgaagaaaaaatgttgtgacaACGTTAAcgaaattaaaaaaagttcaattcTGTTGCCATTCTTTGGCTAACGTTATCTTTTTAAAGAGGAATTTCCTGAACAGCCAAGTAGGTTTGATTGAAAATAACCTAAACtcgcttatttgcatatttcaagaaCGAGCCAATATTGTTTCGTCAGTCGTGAACCCCATTGATTGCTGAAATAGAAGTGGTTAGTAAGTTTGAAACGACTTTTCTTGGTACTGTAGTAGACGGTCTGATTTTTGtacctattgtccagggcatgctttaatttgttttcatttttcggTGGCAGCTTTTTTGATGTCGGGAACTTTAGTAGAGAAGAagtagtgtacatgtgtatttggtCCCGGTTGCAGCTTCTTTCATTGTAGAACAGTTTCAATGTTAGTTACTGCAGAGGATCTTCCCCAACAATCAGTAGAAGCTGTACCTGTTGCTGCGCAATGCTGGAGCCCTGCCCTGCCTGCTTGTATGAGGTGGTCCACTGCAAGTCCGTGCTTAAACGGTTGAGTACATCCGAAGGCCCAGTTATATCAGATAGGATGTTCGTCGATTGGACAATTTTCGGAAGTACTCTTACAACCTTGTGAGGTGGAATGGAATTCACAATGGGCTTTGTGTCCAGATATCTGGGGAAAATTCATAATTGATAAAAACATGAAGCCCCGGATTCATTCGCTGTGATAGCACCACACGCCATACGTTTGAAAGAATCGGGTGCAATACTTTAGTAGTTTAAACATATAAGGTCGTGGTCACAAACGGCGTAGGTCATATTGTAGATGTGACCTACGCCGTCACCTGATAtgacccctgtcacattatccacgatcttcgtgcgtatcgatggaagatcggccatatttaagatatcGACAGAgcgttgcgcgtatttttcaccttaAAACCGcacctgtcacatataagccatacttcgtaccttgtacaattgttgtgcaataaagttataatcataagcgaggctcgggcgattgccgcagaatcgtcgtccgatcgattttcgtcaaatgcgACAGCGGTATTGGGTGAGCGTActtgcgtcaatcgcaggtaaatcacaAGTTAATCGTACGTAAAATTGACCATCGCCAAGTGTCGTAGAACAAGCCTCTTTTCTACATAGCTATGGTGTGGAAATTCATCTCGTTTATGATTCCATTACTAACCTATGTGTGTTCAGGTCAGTTGTGCCGAGTCCCACACATATAGGGCGGTCTCGTATGAGACGGCGTCTTGGTCCGGGTGGCACCACGCAGTCAGTATCAGGTCGGCTCTCTCCCCGGACTAACGATGGCAAGTCATGGTACAGGATGGGAGGCAGAGAAACGGCATTCGCACAGTTGTAAACGTGGGCATATGTGGTCAGGTCAGGTAACTCTACCTTTGCTACACCTGGTGCCATGCTTCAGCTACTGTAACACCTCTACTTCGTGTCGAGGCCGATAAGCCAAGTACGATACACATAGCGTAACATGAAGTAGGAATAATGGAACAATCAAAGCTGTTCCAGAACATATCgtcattaaaaaaactattgtTGCAAAGCAGTTCTATGAAATATTTCACAGAATTTCGTAGTTACACGTTATGTAGTAACTTGTTACGAGGGGGTAGAAGTGATTTCATAACagactcttttttttcatcgaataagttgaaatttgacacaaaggtaaaggcatatatctCGCTGAGACTTGAATAAGTCAATGTGTGGTTCAAATTTCAATGAGCGACTGAgatgatttcaagatgaccttAAAAGTCCGACAGAAGATTACTAGTAGTATTCCGCTGATCCACTTTTAAAATATTACTGCAGGAAGGTGTCATCACACCtgcagaatgaatgaatgaatgaatgaatgaatgaatgaatgaatgaatgaatgaatgaatgaatgaatgaatgaatgaatgaatgaatgaatgaatgaatgaatgaatgaatgaatgaatgaatgaatgaatgaatgaatgaatgaatgaatgaatgaatgaatgaatgaaggtacctccttgaatgaatgaatgaatgaatgaatgaagggtATAATTAGGGATGAGATTATAAAACACATGAGAAGGAATGAACTTTTTACACGACAACAGCATGGGTTCCTCCCTGGAAGATCCACAGTAACACAAATCTTGGAATGTTTGGAAAGCTGGACGACCTGGCTAGACCAAGGTATACCTGTGGATGTAATCTACATGGATTTCCGCAAGGCCTTCGACTCAGTTCCCATTCAAAGGCTTTTGAGGAAAGTAGAAAGTTATGGGATCAAGGGGAGCCTTCTCAAATGGATAGCCTCGTTTCTcgaaaatagaaaacaaagggTGTGTGTCAACGATAGTCATTCACAgtggtcggaggtacacagtggAGTCCCGCAAGGGAGTGTTCTTGGACCAGTGTTATTCACAATATTCGTGAATGATATGCCTAATGCAGTTACCTGTCACTTAAAACTGTTTGCGGATGACACAAAAATCTACCGAACAGTACCAAACATACGTGACTGTGAAGCACTACAACAAGACCTGGACAGTCTGCAGTTATGGGCTTCAAGGTGGCAACTCAATTTTCACCCGGATAAATGCACCGTAATCAGAATTGGCGGGGGACACCCAAACTTCTCATACAAGATGAAAGACGAAGCAAATCCCTTGCCTCTGTCTCTAAAATTCACGGAGGAAGAGAAAGACGTCGGAATTATTGTAGACAAGGACCTGGGTTTCGACAAACACATCTTAACCATAACAAAGAAGGCAAATCAGATAATGGGACTGGTATGGAGAACATTTGAGTTTATGGACAAAAGTATGTTTTTAATCTTGTACAAGTCTATCATCCGTCCTCATCTAGAGTATGGAGCAAGTGTATGGTCTCCTCACCTATGGTCACTGGCAATCGAAATTGAGAAAGTGCAAAAAAGGGCAACCAAAAGAGTACCGGGTCTGGCGGATCTACCCTACCCAGAGAGGCTTAGGAGTCTTCACCTCCCCACACTGGTATATAGAAGACTAAGAGGCGACTTAATAAACACCTTCAAATACACGAAAGGACTATACGACACTCCATGTTTAGTCCACATGTCTGTTGAAACAAGAACAAGAGGCCACCagttaaaattaaaaaaatccctGGCGAAAACAAATACACGGCTATACTCTTATACAAATCGGGTCGTCAGCTGGTGGAACAATCTCCCAGAGGAAGTAGTGATGGCACCAACTGTGAACGGTTTTAAAGTAAGATTTGACAAACATATGAAAGACCATCCCGTCGTATACAACTACAGGGCACTGGACCATCCCCTAAGTCCGAAAATGTCAGTATCCTGAGTACCCCGAATTGAAGAGCAGGCCAAACTGGAGTGGATACTCCTACCGGACGGAAAAACTCTactcaactctactctactctaatgaatgaatgaatgaatgaatgaagacctttattgcacatttttgccccattgggctaagtacaggtcacatggtaacaatcatacataattatgtaataatggaaacaatcatacacatttatatatccagatatgcgtctaatctattctaggacattcgacttcctctcgattctcggtaattgcataaatgtgcCTGTACGGTTGGTTTATAATGATCAATTTCTAcagattttcaaatttcaaaatacagACTGTCAAAAGTCGCCTACCCGAGTTTCAGACTAGGAAAATCTCACATTGCCAGGTTGTCTGACCTCTAACACGTCAATTCAGCCGGTCTTACCGGGAAACCCTATACGCTGGAAAGTGGTCAGAACCGGACCGATAGACACATGGTGAACTCTGACCCCTGCTCACTACACATTCGATGCATAGCCGAATACGTGACTTACTTTCCTATTATTATTGAAATCTCTAAATTCAGCTCCGTCGGGTACGTTTTATTAGGTGGTGATTTTAATGCCCGTCTCGGAAATCTACCCGATTACACAACCGATTCTCATATTGACGACGATTCCGACAGCTCCCCATACTTCACTGACAGACAACACATGGACAAAGTTCCTCCCAACAAATTCGGTAGACTAATCACAGACTTGTGTATTCAAGCAAATCTTAGAATATTAAATGGTAGAGTTGTCTGTGACCTGCAGGGAAAATTCACGTGTCACCAACCAAATGGCAGCAGCACAGTTGATTTAATGATTTGTAGTAAGTCCTTTCTCCAGCAAATTTTATCATTCCGTGTCAATCCTCTAACGGTATTTTCTGATCATTGTATGATATCTACATTAATTCGCTCAAAACCACCAATACATACTTTTCAGGAAAAATATAAAAGCTCACACACCAGGCCTCTTCCTAAACAGTTTCACTGGAACGAGAATTCTGGTcagacatttcttctttctctcagTCAGCCCGACATTGTAAAACGATTAGTTGCTCTAAAGGACTCTAACATTACATCTGCGGCAGAAATTGAGAATTATGTTTCTGAATTTAGCTCAATTCTGAGAGAGGCGGGTAATAAGTCACTCTGTTTAGAAAACGTCCGCcgaaaagacaaaataagaaatgGTTCGACAAAACGTGTATTGAAATGAAACGTGAAATGAAAAATTTGGCCTATTTACTAGAAAAAAACCCATCACATCCAGAAGTGAGGGGCAGTTTCttcaggaagaaaaaagaatatagaaaattattaaaaaagaaaaaacgtgATTTTCGTCAACAAATTATGAATCAACTATCCACCCTCCGGGAAAAGAATCCAGGTGCATTTTGGGACCTTGTTAATAAATTAAAACCCGAGAAGGCTCAAGAAAATAGCCAAATCTCCAGCGAAGACTGGTTAAACCACTTTAGTAAAGTTGACAAATCATCCGACGGAAATCATGATTCCGTGGCCGGTCCTTTCATTCCAGTAAATGATCAATCTCCTTTTCCAATAGAGACAGAGAACTATATATTAGATCCTATAATTACCGCAGATGAATTAGACAGAGCTATTGCAAATTTAAAGAATAACAAGTCCAGTGGAAGCGATATGATAAGAaacgaaatgttgaaatgtggTAAATCAATTTTCCAAAAACCTCTGCTCCATCTTTTTAACCTGTGCTTACAAAACGCATACTTCCCCGAAGAATGGTCGCTCAGCCATATTGTACCTATTCACAAGTCCGGCGATACTTCACTCCCAGACAACTATAGAGGGATCTCTATTATAAGTTGTCTAggaaaattattctgttcaaTCTTAAACAATAGACTGTCTAATTACGCAGAAGAaaacagccttttcaaaccacaacaggCCGGTTTCAGAAAGAATTTTAGAACAACTGATAATCTATTTACTTTGAACACGCTTGTCAGCAAATATATCAGTAGAAATTCACGTCTATACGCTTGTTTTGTGGATTTTAGTAAAGCTTTTGATTCTATTTGGCGAGAAGGTCTTTtactaaaattgaagaaacttgGGATAGGAGGCAAATTTCTCCTGACCATAAAAGATATGTACTCTAAAACTACAAATTgcattaaaacaaacagtggtctAACCGATACATTTGTaactcactgtggggttcgacaaggctgtaacctgagtccaacattgttcaACTTATTCATTAGTGACATAGCATCAGAATTTGATCATTCCTGTTGTAACCCTCCAGTTCTACACTGTATGAATGTACCCTGTCTATTATATGCTGATGATTTAGTAATATTCNNNNNNNNNNNNNNNNNNNNNNNNNNNNNNNNNNNNNNNNNNNNNNNNNNNNNNNNNNNNNNNNNNNNNNNNNNNNNNNNNNNNNNNNNNNNNNNNNNNNNNNNNNNNNNNNNNNNNNNNNNNNNNNNNNNNNN includes:
- the LOC118417010 gene encoding uncharacterized protein LOC118417010 isoform X2 gives rise to the protein MAPGVAKVELPDLTTYAHVYNCANAVSLPPILYHDLPSLVRGESRPDTDCVVPPGPRRRLIRDRPICVGLGTTDLNTHRYLDTKPIVNSIPPHKVVRVLPKIVQSTNILSDITGPSDVLNRLSTDLQWTTSYKQAGQGSSIAQQQSCPPMTIFEEHTDRVKYRPCRHEIKCINWQNLTGVWDPKQLRRRTGDTGTPDRCHGGGSGHVPHQTRKLPKATFRTSRFAHRGPLCRTVTLTYPFNPFNKTE
- the LOC118417010 gene encoding uncharacterized protein LOC118417010 isoform X1, which gives rise to MAPGVAKVELPDLTTYAHVYNCANAVSLPPILYHDLPSLVRGESRPDTDCVVPPGPRRRLIRDRPICVGLGTTDLNTHRYLDTKPIVNSIPPHKVVRVLPKIVQSTNILSDITGPSDVLNRLSTDLQWTTSYKQAGQGSSIAQQQSCPPMTIFEEHTDRVKYRPCRHEIKCINWQNLTGVWDPKQLRRRTGDTGTPDRCHGGGSGHVPHQTSIHGCPGDAAPRLRPCPGYSGYVPRETAQVKVDVIHDPESPFATSMRTTYRKLPKATFRTSRFAHRGPLCRTVTLTYPFNPFNKTE